CAAAGACCCAAGAGAAGCCCGTCTGTCATCCGGACAGACAAATCCCATGGTGGTTTCGTACATCAACCACCAAGGTGGGATGCACTCCGTCGCTTCACAGCAGGGCATGCAAGCTTCTTCTGTGGGCACATGCTCACAGGGAGTCACTGAGTGCGATGTATCTGCCAGGGAAGGACGATGTGGCAGCTGATCTACTGTCCAGGGAAGGTCCCCTTCCAGGGGAATAGTGGTTCCACCCAGACATTGTGCTGGCCATCTGGGCCTGTTCCAGGGGAGGCTCAGGCGGCCCTCTTCGCCTCTCACAAAACCACACTTTATTCCTGGTGGTATTCAGTGGTGAGTCCCAGAGGGACGTTGGGGGTGGATGCCCTTGCGTACATGTGGCCCCGGGCCCTTCCCTAcgctccctcccttccctcttcTGCCAGTGGTGCGGGCCAGGGTGCTGCTGGTGGCCCCAGACTGGCCCCATCAGTCCTGGCTGGCAGAGCTGCTTGTATTCCCCTGGCGTCTCCTGGCCAGACCAGACAAGCGGTCTCAGGTCAGGGTGTGATTTGTTCCCGAGAAGGGTGGCCCTGGACTCCCTTGGCCTTGCCCTGGCGGACTCTCACCTGTATTTGTTGGGTATGATTCCACGCAGGTGGGGGGAGTGGTTCATTTCTCCAAACAGCCAAACCTCTGCGAGGCTTGACCTTTTTGTTGACCTTCATTCATAGAACCTGGGTTACCTACGCAATCCTTAATTTTACATTcccattctccagcacctctcatgagctttaccaacaGCTATGTATAGAACCGGCTGTTAGTGATTGTGTCTTTAAACAAACCTCAGTTCTGACTGACTGGCTAACTCCAACTAACTGAACTGATAGCAAGGTAATGCCCCTGCAGATGGGTCTTGAGTGGTGTGACTGAGCTCCCCTATGCAATATCACTGATGGGTCATCAGCTGGCTGGACTGAGCTCTCCTATGCAATATCACTGATGCGTCATCAGCTGGCTGGATTGAGTGAAGCCCTTTCCATTCTAGGAGCTGAGGGGTGGGAACTCTTCTGTACAGTTTTGCTGGTGCTCAATCAAAGCGGAAGACTCGGTGAAGCCCATCCCGCACTGGAAGCAGCAGAATGGGTAATGTCCTGTATGAAGTCTGTGGGGCAGGCCCTCCTCGGTACGAATCTGCCGGTGGACTCTGCGCTGGTGCACGCTCAGAGAACTCGACTGCctgaagctcttcccacactcgGAGCACTGGTACGGGCGCTCTCCCGTGTGAATCCGCTCGTGTGTCGTCAGTTTTGATTTCGTTctgaagctcttcccacactgagcGCAGCCGTAAGGAAGTTCTGTTGTGTGAATTTGAGCGTGGGCTCTTACTTGCGATGCAGAGCGGAAGCCCTTCCCAcagtgggagcagtggtatAGGCGCTCTTCTGTATGGGTACACTCGTGAGTTGTCAGGTCTAATTTTGATTTGAAGCTTTTCCCACTCTGGGAAAAGTTGTATGGGTGTTCTTCTGGATGAATCTGTTCATGTGTTGCCAAGTGTGATTTAGATATGAAGCCCTTCCCACAGTGGAAGCAGTGATATGGGCGTTCTCCTATATGCGTTTGCTCGTGTGTTGTCAGGTATGATGTAGATCTGGAGGTCTTCCTAATCTGCGAACAGTGGTATGGGTGCTTTCCTGTGTGACTTCGCTCATGTATTGCCATGTGTGATTTAGATTTGAAGCTCTTCCCAcagtgggagcagtggtatgggcgCTCTCCTGTATGAATTTGCTCGTGTATTGCCAAGTGTGATTTAGATATAAAGCctttcccacactgggagcagtggtatgggcgTTGTCCTGTATGGACACACTCATGTGTTTTCAGGCCTAATTTTGATTTGAAGCTctttccacactgggagcagtggtatgggcgCTCTCCTGTATGAGTTTGCACATGTATTGCCATGTGTGATTTACATATGAAGCCCTTCCCACATTGGGAGCAATGGTAAGGGTAATCTCCTGTATGGGCACACTCATGCTTTTTCAGGATTAATTTTGATTTGAAgcccttcccacactgggagcagcagTAGGGGCGCTCTCCTGTATGAGTTCGCTCATGTTTTGTCAGGTCTGATTTATATCTCAAGCGCTTCCCACAGTGGGAGCAGGTGTGGGCCCCTGCAGTgcctgtgtgggcctgtgttggGGTGGGGAGTGCTTTAGGGGGTGTGGGGTGCTGATGTGTGCTGCTGGGAGACAGTGGCTTCTCTTCTCTGTTTCCTCCAGATCTCAGAACCCTGCTGTGCTCCTCTGGGTGCACCTTCTCAACGTGCTGGTGAAGCTTCACTTCTTCCAGGTGAGCGAATGGGCACTGGGAGCAGCCAAACACCTCAGACTGCCCTGTAGGAAGAGAAGGACAAGAGATATACCAACATCCTCATGAGGGATGTGACTGAATGGTTGAGTAGTCAAATAGTTGTTTATGGAGGTGTATGTCAACATTTGTATTACTAAGTATTTTAATATTGTCAATCAGACCAAGAAGATAAAGGATTTTCACCATGGGAGGTGTCATAAATGAAATGTATGGTGAGAAAACATCTAGTGTTGCCAGAATGGTTGCAAAGGATGTTACCAATTACATGACATTAGCATTGTGGAAGGGAATGGTTCGATGGCTGACATTAAACCAGAGTATATGGTGCATTCACTTCTGAAATTTGTAGTTTGCTGAATGCTAAAATAATTCAGGAGGATGTCAACCAATTGGGATAAATCAGCGTGCTCCTATTCAACTTCGGAGCACTTGAACTGACCCATAACATTAGTCTTGGAATGTCTAACCCTAGTTTTGTGGCTGGACGCTATTGTTAACTGAACAACGCTCCAATAGAACAGCAAACAGGAAATTATTCTTTACCTGCATTGCCTTTACTGGAGGAGATGACAGGAGAGCTAGGGGAGGGCAATCTAGGCTGTTGGACCTGACAGGAAGTAACGGACAAGCCCTCATCTTCTTGTTCCTTGCAGTCTGGTAGTCCATCTTGTTTCAGCACTTTTTCTTCTTTCCATTCATATCCCGCAACCTCTTCATCTTTCACACCATCCTCCGTCTTTacctcctccctctgcctctccccaccttcctcctcctcttcctttatGTTGGAGAGAATGAGTTCTTCCTCCCTGCTCATCCCACATCCATTCTTCCTCTCTATACTCTCCTCTGCGTCTTCACTTTTAATCAAACAGGATCTGAGCTCCAGCCCTGTGTAATCTGTGCTGTCCATCACAGGTTCTGTCTTCACCTGAAGAGGCGGGGCTTAAAGCGCTTAAAGACTGAAGCACAGACTCTGATTGGCCATTTGCTTCAGAGAGCTCTGAGGAAAGAATAGAGGAGACAGTTGGTCACAGAGTGATGAGTTTCTGAGAAGAGAGTAAAGACCCTGTGCAGTCAAATTAACATTTCAACTTAGAAAGAACTAAAGAAAGCACCTGCTTGCACCAGCTCACAACCGGGACGGCTCAATCCACAGTGAGCTGTGGAATCCACAAATCTAAAAGGAGGAAAAAATAGAGGAGACAGTtggtgttgaagtttgatcaaaatgctcttattgaaaaccaggaatgtttagaataatgatgaagtttgatttaaatgctgttattaaaactgaaatggttagaattgagaataagtgaataagtCAGCATGAGTAATTAGAACTGTTTGTCTGTCCAAACACACAGAGTTTGTTTAacgaaagtgcagagaacacttaatcaggtgtttacaaaCCATGCCATTGGATACAACCTGTTTTGACTAAGTGATGCAGTCCAAGCgatgtgggtctttgcagagaaatgttttgagttagtgatcaccagcccAATTTGCCTGCGTCATTATagaggcgaaaggttaagacagctcagctttcataaagagtgacagaaaatattaaggcgggttaagagagacaatgtgatgttatatgacaaatgattggttagctataatgcataaagactaggatacttcctactgttactttggaattctctggtctcttgaagcttcttgcatggagcacacagattccccacacacagttttattttaaactaaagatttgtaatgggcaactattgactctgagtgcttcttcaacatcattgctgccaatacaacttcacccacgtaaaagggacgaggaggaaaagcgacaaaaaaatatttcctcaacatttgGTGCCAAAACCGGGGATCCAATCTTCTGACTGCTGAGGGCTGATGGGACAGTGTTTTTCCCTGAATAGGACCAGTGCGCACAACTAAGATACAGGTAAACAGTCACCTTTCTTAGAGTAAATAGTTTCTGAAAAGAGAGTAAAAACCTTACGCAATATTTTAAGTtataaagaacaaaataaagcattttttaaacCCATTTGAGGGCTGAAAGAAACAAAGTCCCACAAACAGGCAGCATTGCTGCAGTATTTACTTCTCTCCTGAAGAGCTTAATTTCCAAATTGAATTTCCTCAATGAAAATAGAATTGTTATTGAATTGCGGTCATGCAACATTTCAGATTAGAGGAGATACCTAGGCCAGATGTTTTTGAGATTACTCTTTTCATTAATTTGGCCAAACACAATGTAATAAGGCATTTTCTGCTATGGTACAAGGGCTACTGAGCTTTTTGACTACTACAGTAAAACAATTGCAGTGATATTTTCCGAGAGGCTAGAAATGATTGATAGATGTGACTATACAatacagtctgtaagtatttggatagcAGTATGATTTATGctcttttgactctgtactccaccacatgcatgggggcgacatggctcaggcagtaagagcagtcgtctggcagtcagagggttgccggttcttTAAATGCCAaatcattt
The sequence above is a segment of the Conger conger chromosome 4, fConCon1.1, whole genome shotgun sequence genome. Coding sequences within it:
- the LOC133125998 gene encoding zinc finger protein ZFP2-like, giving the protein MDSTDYTGLELRSCLIKSEDAEESIERKNGCGMSREEELILSNIKEEEEEGGERQREEVKTEDGVKDEEVAGYEWKEEKVLKQDGLPDCKEQEDEGLSVTSCQVQQPRLPSPSSPVISSSKGNAGQSEVFGCSQCPFAHLEEVKLHQHVEKVHPEEHSRVLRSGGNREEKPLSPSSTHQHPTPPKALPTPTQAHTGTAGAHTCSHCGKRLRYKSDLTKHERTHTGERPYCCSQCGKGFKSKLILKKHECAHTGDYPYHCSQCGKGFICKSHMAIHVQTHTGERPYHCSQCGKSFKSKLGLKTHECVHTGQRPYHCSQCGKGFISKSHLAIHEQIHTGERPYHCSHCGKSFKSKSHMAIHERSHTGKHPYHCSQIRKTSRSTSYLTTHEQTHIGERPYHCFHCGKGFISKSHLATHEQIHPEEHPYNFSQSGKSFKSKLDLTTHECTHTEERLYHCSHCGKGFRSASQVRAHAQIHTTELPYGCAQCGKSFRTKSKLTTHERIHTGERPYQCSECGKSFRQSSSLSVHQRRVHRQIRTEEGLPHRLHTGHYPFCCFQCGMGFTESSALIEHQQNCTEEFPPLSS